From the genome of Medicago truncatula cultivar Jemalong A17 chromosome 2, MtrunA17r5.0-ANR, whole genome shotgun sequence:
AAATTAGCTTTGTACACACCTGTAAAGCTTGCACACATCCTCACATAAAGAAATACCAATTGTAGTCGGTGTGACCACACCAGAAAATTATTTATTCTGCAAGAAAATATTCCATATTTCCCAGCCAGGATTTCCTTTAGAAATTAGAATCTTGGAgttttatatgtttgatttgtatGATTATTATAATAAGAAGGACAGATAATAGAGTATAATGTATCTTTGTAAGTTTTTGTGCCTCGAGATATGCCTAGACGAGATTTACCGTACTTACTTTTTAGTAGATCAAATATATCATATGTGTAATAGTTGTGTTCAAACAATCATCTACACGAGACTATagaagtaaaatatatatattttttgatggAAAGTATAGAAagtaaaacaaatatgaaatataaaacacacggtaaaattaacatttgatcacatatatatgataaattataaaatttaaatagtaTATTACAGGTCAACGTATGATATGTGACAAGCACAACTTTAATTTGAAAGCAAGACAATGAAATTACAAGTTTAAATCATAGAACATATATAAATCAACAATTGCCAATGCAAAATACATTATCACGCACAAACTCACtttaattaatgcatttttttttttttttgtatgattaAAACTTTAATGCATACTTGAAGATACCAGGGATGTGGATATTCATGAAGTAATCTTCCCAGTCAATAATTTTGGGATCAAAGTAAAACAAATTCACTTCTACACCTTCTTGTTTTACGGCTAATAGCAACTTTTGTGTATTCATATCATCAAATCTGTGTGCAAAAACAAACACTCTTAAGTTAATTAATGAACCAAATGCTTTagtatgatattttaattaaggtGCTAATTATCAATTAACTTACATGCCATTGAAGAACAAGTAAGGCAGGTAAAGATCAATCAACCGCATAACTGTACTGATTTTCCGGTTTAGGTCAGTATATATTCCCTGAAAATATTGACACAAAATTGAATTTGCGACCTCTAGTCCCTGTTAAAGCAAACTTTGTTAGCACATTGTTGCGATTCGGGAAAATTACACTCACCTCTCTGCACCACAATGATACATATGTTCTACTTTGAAGGAATGTGAATTTGAATGGTAGAAATTAATGAATAGAAGTGATTAACTACCTTTAAAGGAAGCATGTAGCATATGAACATGTATCTCCGGAAGCTAGCTATGTTGCTAAACACAGTAATATTGCCAACCTTAATCGATTTTCCATCCTTGTTTATCAATGGTTTTTTGGTGAAATATCTAAGGTTATAGTCTCTGAAAGTACGGTACGTAATTGGGTTTCTAATAGAGGAACCAACATGATATATGATATTATCATTAGGTTGATTTGCATGAGCCATCATAGCTACTATAATTGCATTTACCACCATGTCTGCTGGTATCTGCTCAAAATTCAACATCAATATTAACTAATGCATCATTTTGTGGAATTGATCAAAAACaggaaaaaatttatttggtgACTCACCACGTCGAAAACTGCATCGAGATCCGCCATGAAGCTTGTTAAttttcctttaccataagcaacGACTATACTGTCTATGGTTCTGTATAAAACtccaaatataagaaaaatggaGGATAATTGAAATTCAAAACTTTACTAGAAAAAGTAGAATAATTTACtgataaaaattatattcatatttaattacgTTACTAATATTTTTCACTAATATTACTTATTTCTATTCAACAACATACGAATAGTTCCGTGATTTTGGCTaagtgattttttaatttttgcctTGTAATGAATGGAAAAAAATGGATTGATATTGATCCGATCCGATTCATTATCCGCGATCAATCCTAAACCAGATGGGTCATTTCTTTTTCTGATATATGCAGTATTCGATTTTACTAAGTCAATTCTTAGAAAATACTCAATCAAACCGTTTGtacgtgagcttagctcagttggtagggatattgcatattatatgcaggggccggggttcgaaccccggacactccacttctccacaattaaattgtgtgagctctaaccactaggctacttgaccaaaaaaaaaaaaaattaaatatgattattattattattattattatttttgttcaaaaaaatttagttcAATCGTAAGAGTTTAATTTTCGTAACCTCAAACAAATGTAATTCAATTCTCAATGGAATGATAGTAAAATGAATGACCAACCATTTAggtcactttaattaataataatgttttcattcccaacaaaagtaaaaactcattcaactttttttaatagaataagatatTATAATTTGGTGATTTACCTTAAGCCTTCAACCCATCCAGGGAAAGGTTCTCTAAAAGTGCTAGTAACAATGGTGGGACGAACAATAACAACAGACATGTTTTCCTTGAAAGTTTCTACAAGCATTTCTCCCATTGCTTTTGTAAACACATATGTGTTTGGCCATCCATATTTAGTAGCTCTAATAAAGTCAATCAtgcaaaaaaaaaccaaacatattcAACTTTTTGTATTTATTAGAATTCACAATCATGCAAAAACTacttaagttgaaaggaaagttctatcgGACAACAGTCCGACCGGCGTTGTTGTATGGTACGGAGTGTTGGGCGGTTAAGAGTCAACAtgagaatcaagtaagtgtagcagagatgaggatgttgcgttggatgagtggtaagactagacatgataggattaggaatgacacTATTAGAGAGAGAGtaggggtagcacctatagtagaaaagttggtagaaaataatCTTAGTTGGTTtcggcatgtagagagaagacccgtagatgccgtggtaagaagagtagataaaatggaggagagtcaagttaaaagaggtagaggaagacctaggaaaactattagagaaaccattagaaaggatttagaagtcaatgagttggatccaaatttgatgtatgatagaacactatggtgccatttgatccatgtagccgaccccacttagtaggataaggcttggttgttgttgtcgtcgtcaCAATCATGCAAAAAATTGAGAGTTTCACTTATTATTACCTTTCCATACCTAAGTCCTTCATGGCCACTTCAATATCATGTTCAGTTGTTCCCTGTGCCTGAAATTGATTCAATTTCTCCTCCACTAATTTCTTTTCCATGTCAATGTCAAGTCCTGGAACTCCATTTAGTGACACACCGTAGCGATGAGGATCCTCTAGTATGAGTCCTCCTCTCTCACCACACACATAAGCTGCAAGGTAtaacaataagaaaaaaaaggttCGGTAAGTACAACTTAGATgattaaaaaacttatttgagattttattaacaaaatacTTGCATGCATGGCCGGATCTAGTATAAAGATTGGTTTGGCTATAGCTACGCCGAATTTTCTCCAATGAATTTTTACATAAGAACAGGGCCATTTTTGAGATTTGATGGCATAGGGCGAATCTACAATTTTGATCTTAACctaactaataaatatatataaacatcaagagaattgctcttctcccatttaGAATTGCCCATTCCCATAAAATAGTTGACCGTGAGCTAACTCACATAGGTGTATTTTCAACATTAGTCAGACATTtttttcagcgtgagttaactcatatAGCACGAGAATGAGCAAAAACAAATGGGTGAAGAGCAATTCTCAAACATCAAACTTGATACAAAATACTAAGCaactttttttagggtttaatagacccctaaaaaaaatttggaggTCCAAATTTTGTACTTATTTTTTGGGGTCTAGGGCGGTCGCCCTCTTCGCCATGCCTCAGATACGGTCCTGGGTGATGTCtataagaataaaatattgGAGAAAGTTGACACTCATTTTGTTCCAATTACAATTGTTAAGATCACAAATGAACTTAGATTCGTAAAATTAACTCAAACAAAACTACTAAAACtattattttatgtgaaatagTACATTgtctttaattttattaggtaaatttttgacattattatttTAGCCACACCAAAAATCTAGTCGTGTATCCGTCCCTACTTTGCATGGACATAAAACATACtactttttgaagaaatatatatgttgacTTGTGTTTTAAGtaacatattatatattaaaatataatgttaTGTCAATGTCATGAAGATTATTTGCATTAGTATAGTCGATTCAAAAAAATGTAGGTAGTCTAATTAAGTTGTTGCAACAAATGTGACTAAAAAAGACATCTTTTTTTATACGTGCATGTTTGAATACAAAaggattgattttgattaagatttgactttattatatgGATGTAGTCGCTCTGCCACACGATAATATATAATCCCCtagaaaaaataatgaacatatttgacaatttcaaaacaaattacaaaattatattaataaataaaaataataatatttaaactatattactctttttttcttcttcttttgaacGAACTATATTAATCTTATTAATTACTCCATCGCTCTAATCTTGAATATAAGTGAAGAAATACTTACTTATATTTCGAAGTCTCAAACATAAGGAAATTCAACTATTTTTACATCATTGAATAATGTCATTTCTAAATATACAGTCTTCAATTAGTAATTTAAATTGGGTTAATACCTCAAATAATCTCTCTAATTTATGTGAGTTCtgtgtaaaaagaaaaatatagattGCACCCCTGTAATTTTGAACTCTTCCTATTTTTCCCTCACCTTGTTTAAGTAGATATTTTGGGGAAGTTTTAAAATAGCCCTTGCAAAAGTCATGATGCCTAGAAATTATCTGTGTAAATGGTTAAAATATAAAGAATCTAAAATTACAGAAgttgaatttatggtttttctTTTACAACGATTATTTTTAAACCTCCCCAAATGACAATGGTTATTTGAGGAATTAAGCCGTTTAAATTTATTAGTTAACATTAGTTTTTCACATATgtaaatatactatttttttaataaatgtaaatataCTATTATTAACTATAAGAATTTAAATATGATAACATGTATAATCATTaatcaaagtcatcaaaatgtcatgttaaatattaaaataaagtttaaaaataaGCCATCGACATACAACAAACTAAACCTTGATTTTGTTTACTAGACCGGACCTAAGTATTTCAATGTCTAACTCTACCGAACCTTTTTTCACTCCTTGTAAGAGTAGTAATTTTTACTTGAGCGTGCGCGCGTCCACATACACATACATATAGAGAGACACACGCAAACACATACGCACACTAACCTGTTGAAACGTGGACAAGCACCTTGAGTTGAATACATTTTTTGGCAAAGCTCAAAACATGCTTGACTCCTAATGTATTTATACCCAACGCAACATCGTATCTGCATGCATTTAATAACAattaatgaagaattattaCAAAAAATGTACAACTTCTAACCATAAAGAAGTTAACGTGACACATAAGGTTCTAAATTGTATCACCTTTCATCAAATTTCGTTGTTGCAGCCAAATTAACTATAACATCCGTTTGATTGCAAATCTCCTCTTCTAGAATGGATTCCTTCAAATTCAAGCCTTCTTTAGAAATGTCTCCAGGCACCAAAGTCAACTTTTCAGAGACAAAGGAGTTGAATTTTGGACCCTGATTTTCCTTCAGCAATTTAAACAAGTCCTTCCCTATTATCTACATATCACACACAAACTTATTACGTATACATAATGAGAAAAAAGTagtaaaaatgtcatttaaaatatccaaaaacagaaagaaagaaaaatgttattttatacaaaaatgaGACTTATATTCAGGGTCGATCCTAAGATTTTTGGTGCCCTAAACGAAACGGTAAAATTTTGTCCTTTTAATTATTCTAATGTTTTTCTTCATacattttttgttgcaaaagatttatttataatcaaagttctctaaaa
Proteins encoded in this window:
- the LOC11406049 gene encoding fatty acyl-CoA reductase 3; protein product: MELGSILHFLEGRTILVTGATGFLAKIFVEKILRVQPNVKKLYLLLRAKDSESAAQRFRNEIIGKDLFKLLKENQGPKFNSFVSEKLTLVPGDISKEGLNLKESILEEEICNQTDVIVNLAATTKFDERYDVALGINTLGVKHVLSFAKKCIQLKVLVHVSTAYVCGERGGLILEDPHRYGVSLNGVPGLDIDMEKKLVEEKLNQFQAQGTTEHDIEVAMKDLGMERATKYGWPNTYVFTKAMGEMLVETFKENMSVVIVRPTIVTSTFREPFPGWVEGLRTIDSIVVAYGKGKLTSFMADLDAVFDVIPADMVVNAIIVAMMAHANQPNDNIIYHVGSSIRNPITYRTFRDYNLRYFTKKPLINKDGKSIKVGNITVFSNIASFRRYMFICYMLPLKGLEVANSILCQYFQGIYTDLNRKISTVMRLIDLYLPYLFFNGIFDDMNTQKLLLAVKQEGVEVNLFYFDPKIIDWEDYFMNIHIPGIFKYALKF